The following proteins come from a genomic window of Eleginops maclovinus isolate JMC-PN-2008 ecotype Puerto Natales chromosome 8, JC_Emac_rtc_rv5, whole genome shotgun sequence:
- the hcar2 gene encoding proteinase-activated receptor 3: MEISYINSSLLFISHQPINSTSEQTVYETCKNMPAVLIWYLGLQFINMFLGIPANIMVLWLIHRNKGDSSTSDIFISHLAISDVLFCLIPPLELANIVFLTTSSTWYVLRFFYGIKDSSPLLLSCICLDRYMAVVHPIIFTELKDQNHRAILAIIVWIITLAYAAAKCVGNIFNFEKVFTAMILTAFAFMVFCNIAILWALRQSGPGRDEMHPVKKRAFKMVLIILAIIVFNYFPPVALFPFQDYFSPDVFRCYIHYFAFGLMDFSSSIQPMLYLSKEKLNCCHRGTTEN, from the coding sequence ATGGAGATTTCCTATATCaactcctctctgctcttcatcTCCCACCAACCCATAAACAGCACCTCCGAGCAGACTGTTTATGAGACATGCAAAAACATGCCTGCTGTTCTCATTTGGTACCTAGGCCTGCAGTTCATCAACATGTTCCTGGGTATCCCGGCCAACATCATGGTGCTGTGGCTCATCCACAGGAACAAGGGGGACTCCTCCACCTCAGATATCTTCATCTCCCACCTGGCGATTTCAGACGTGCTCTTCTGTCTCATCCCTCCACTGGAGTTAGCCAACATCGTCTTCCTCACCACCAGCAGCACCTGGTACGTCCTGCGCTTCTTCTACGGCATCAAAGACTCATCGCCACTTTTGCTCTCCTGCATCTGCTTGGACCGCTACATGGCTGTGGTTCACCCAATCATTTTCACCGAGCTCAAAGACCAAAACCACAGAGCAATCCTGGCCATCATCGTCTGGATCATCACCCTGGCCTACGCAGCGGCTAAATGTGTGGGCAACATTTTCAACTTCGAGAAGGTGTTCACGGCAATGATCCTCACAGCATTTGCCTTCATGGTGTTCTGCAACATTGCCATTCTCTGGGCGCTGAGACAGTCTGGGCCCGGCAGAGACGAGATGCATCCCGTGAAGAAGAGAGCTTTCAAGATGGTCCTCATCATCCTGGCCATCATTGTGTTTAACTACTTCCCGCCTGTCGCACTCTTCCCCTTCCAGGACTACTTCTCTCCGGACGTGTTTCGCTGCTACATTCACTACTTCGCCTTTGGCCTGATGGACTTCAGCAGCAGCATTCAGCCGATGCTCTACCTGTCCAAGGAGAAGCTCAACTGCTGCCACAGAGGCACCACAGAAAACTAA
- the LOC134868273 gene encoding zinc finger protein 436, translated as MAKPSDLKIFLESSLNEIFKATVSDILDSVDRTLSEYQGTIHRIESENEGLKRLLLAQSRTDSASRDIREQDGIEKFSSSEWNDYTIDSQQGTFKMSICSSDKKSFRRKQKDKTRESISSSNFLLQTDHMVKEQCVSTAEVGMTKENLLSVKTEPGLDESGAIDLSQPSSLLNLTMKPMKTESTEVNLNSPDAYAPMPPSTGLEQDSRGNDSEVKVTIISDTNMQDGQSIKTEEEQNALSEYGDNDNLFLKHELRYNPQSEIDPGAASTQVVEPEVETHEENAAIPELLEVPDNFLRCPTCPKTFSRASSLNIHIKTHSAEKAHSCSYCGKRFGRADLLKSHKRTHTGERPYCCNICSKTYAHPSQLRIHKRVHTGEKPYSCSHCGKRFNEHNQLKVHLRTHTGERPYSCQECSKTFSNAGNLRIHERIHTGEKPYCCSQCGKRFNGLGDLKTHYRIHTGERPYSCELCKKTFSQAGHLTIHMRMHTGERPYSCNECGKKFTVASSLKLHQRTHTGEKEYSCSFCSKSFSRSGHLKRHELVHTKEKVFLCSQCGKTYTDQSSLKKHLKMHASKEQKAQSEGSTSDTETNRPSASEALSDTDRS; from the exons ATGGCTAAGCCGAGTGATCTAAAGATCTTCCTGGAGTCATCTCTGAATGAGATATTTAAAGCCACAGTGAGCGACATCCTGGATTCAGTGGACCGGACCCTTTCCGAGTACCAGGGCACAATACACAGGATCGAGTCCGAAAACGAGGGCCTGAAGAGACTGCTGTTAGCACAGAGTAGAACCGACTCTGCTTCTAGAG ATATTCGTGAACAAGATGGCATTGAAAAGTTTTCCTCTTCAGAATGGAATGATTATACTATCGACTCGCAGCAGGGTACGTTCAAGATGTCGATATGCAGCAGTGACAAGAAGAGCTTCAGGAGGAAGCAGAAAGACAAGACGAGGGAAAGCATATCCTCCTCCAACTTTTTACTGCAGACTGATCATATGGTAAAAGAACAATGTGTGAGCACAGCAGAGGTAGGCATGACCAAAGAAAACTTGTTATCTGTTAAAACAGAGCCTGGCCTGGATGAAAGTGGTGCTATTGACCTCTCCCAGCCTTCCTCCCTGCTGAATCTAACAATGAAACCAATGAAAACTGAGAGCACAGAAGTCAATTTGAACAGTCCTGATGCATATGCGCCTATGCCACCATCTACAGGCCTCGAACAAGACTCCAGAGGAAATGACAGTGAAGTTAAAGTCACAATTATTTCTGACACCAACATGCAGGATGGACAGTCAATAAAGACTGAGGAGGAGCAGAATGCGCTGTCGGAGTATGGTGACAAtgacaatttatttttgaagcaTGAATTGAGGTATAACCCTCAATCAGAAATAGACCCTGGGGCGGCGAGTACACAGGTTGTGGAGCCAGAAGTAGAGACACATGAGGAAAATGCTGCAATTCCTGAGCTTTTAGAGGTTCCTGACAACTTCTTACGCTGTCCTACTTGTCCGAAAACATTTAGCCGAGCCTCCTCCCTCAACATCCACATCAAGACACACAGCGCTGAGAAAGCTCACAGCTGCAGCTACTGCGGCAAGCGCTTTGGTCGTGCTGATCTCCTCAAGTCTCACAAGCGCACCCACACAGGAGAGAGACCCTActgctgcaacatctgcagcaaGACGTATGCCCACCCCAGTCAGCTCAGGATACACAAACGTGTACACACCGGAGAGAAACCCTACTCGTGCTCGCACTGCGGGAAACGCTTCAACGAGCACAACCAGCTCAAAGTCCACTTGCGGACACACACCGGGGAGAGACCTTACAGCTGCCAGGAGTGCAGCAAGACTTTCAGCAATGCAGGTAACCTGCGTATACATGAGAGGATTCACACCGGGGAGAAGCCATACTGCTGCTCTCAGTGTGGCAAACGTTTCAACGGCTTGGGTGACCtcaaaacacactacaggatcCACACTGGAGAGAGGCCCTACAGCTGCGAGCTCTGCAAGAAGACTTTCAGCCAAGCAGGACACCTCACCATACACATGCGCATGCACACGGGAGAAAGGCCATACAGCTGCAACGAGTGCGGCAAGAAGTTCACGGTGGCCAGCAGCCTCAAACTGCACCAGAGGACTCACACTGGAGAGAAGGAGTACAGCTGCTCGTTCTGCAGCAAGAGCTTCAGCAGGTCGGGTCACCTGAAGAGACACGAGCTGGTGCACACCAAAGAGAAGGTGTTCCTCTGCAGCCAGTGTGGGAAGACCTACACCGACCAGTCGTCCCTTAAGAAGCACTTGAAGATGCACGCATCCAAGGAGCAGAAGGCTCAGAGCGAGGGAAGCACCAGCGACACGGAAACAAACCGACCTTCGGCTTCAGAGGCACTGTCAGACACTGATAGAAGTTAG
- the LOC134868272 gene encoding PH and SEC7 domain-containing protein 4 — protein sequence MEEENACSSLPDVSDSVFQEPQQNSWTSIDHRYVNGEQEIVVWGEAEEEINQTHKTDQLNLSPKEEREASEEAEEWEHVIWPMQPMPCNSPPLSFATVQWDMPDLSPERPSLMTDSSSANEPDSGAVTTGDTTSPSEGVNSELLTQGDRGEEEEFNSRLLNANVEWTGNISEPREASDVPEPPTQESEGSPHEQADSNNGILLGTDSDEEEAHSAASDPVNSVDLLDILREIDNSEDESDNFVNLKLEEQEEPAVSLTRQQDSEEEQPSSNGVENVEEGKGEDKEQINVLCGEESEEVVAVSCLLDAELLAEPQEAADSGPTVNPDKIIDLLQSELLEERRHSETDEDIDIEEPLHEDPIVRTEEPEMCEGVNQDSEQSQAADENEGASSLATDHTESVEKTSEIVEKVEETSSLDQGDCDQVRSQDVVLSSEPAVTETEQLGMTEEPEQIQAEVSKDSDQLVQSQHLEPEMTGMLTQPEIAELPEDSTQSEPTVCVDAGHPGETERREQTEPSEQNEQTLQTSDLSRPALSEQAVWPETDESETAEQLSPDTKVAQQTEEAEFNQVDKQAETPHQGDQDGGANGETQTPVTAVPHMNGDEVNREMACRLALRLFKLEDVQRADVVKHLDKDNDFSRAVGEEYLKLFDFTGQTLDHALRSFLKVVVLIGETQERERVLQHFACRFTQCNPDTFTSSESVLALTCALMLLNTDLHGQNVGKCMSSSKFVSNLDGMNEGENFSKDLLKSLYNSIKSEPLEWAIDEEELKNSVLYDDDTGVDAPLRSEANPFQDVPHDKTASVAKQGFLQRKLHADIDGKRTPWGKRGWKTFYGVLKGMVLYLQKDDYRKDQPTSEEVVVSVHHSLAEQAADYTKKPYVFRLQTADWRIFLFQASSKVEMYSWISRINLVSALHSSPPFPAAVGSQRKFFRPVLPCSQSALTLDRQLQSYAGMLVSFKSDLSYLHENLPEGRKAKAKELEEHRVREEYLQHEMCRYEIYIQCLEAWKAGNKTCTSVLSIADLKQFDKAMFADSVGEEEEGRLIKSHSSPSLDLEMAPPTVIKVRRNISERRTYRRTIVPRWNKET from the exons ATGGAGGAGGAAAACGCGTGCTCCTCTCTGCCAGATGTTTCAGATTCAGTGTTTCAGGAGCCTCAACAAAACTCATGGACCTCCATCGACCATCGGTACGTCAATGGAGAGCAGGAGATTGTCGTGTGGGgtgaagcagaggaagagataAACCAGACACACAAGACAGATCAACTGAATCTCTCCCCGAAAGAAGAACGAGAGGCTtctgaggaggcagaggagtgGGAGCATGTAATATGGCCGATGCAACCCATGCCCTGCAACAGTCCTCCACTTTCTTTCGCCACAGTGCAGTGGGACATGCCAGATCTTTCCCCAGAGAGACCTTCACTCATGACTGACAGCAGCTCGGCCAATGAGCCGGACTCTGGTGCCGTGACGACTGGAGACACAACTTCCCCATCTGAAGGCGTTAACTCTGAGCTCCTCACACAGGGGgacagaggggaagaagaggagtttAATTCACGGCTCCTGAATGCAAATGTAGAGTGGACAGGAAACATCTCAGAG CCACGTGAAGCTTCAGATGTGCCAGAGCCACCGACACAGGAAAGCGAAGGTTCACCACATGAGCAGGCAGACAGTAACAACG GAATCTTACTGGGGACGGACTCAGATGAAGAGGAGGCACATTCCGCAGCGTCAGATCCCGTTAACTCGGTGGACTTACTCGATATCCTTAGAGAAATTGACAACTCCGAAGATGAATCAGACAATTTTGTAAATTTGAAACTagaagagcaggaggagccTGCTGTTTCGCTGACTCGGCAGCAAGACTCTGAGGAAGAGCAACCTTCATCCAATGGTGTTGAGAACGTGGAAGAAGGCAAGGGGGAAGATAAGGAGCAGATAAACGTGCTATGCGGGGAGGAAAGTGAAGAAGTGGTAGCTGTCAGCTGTCTGCTTGATGC GGAGCTTCTTGCAGAGCCACAAGAAGCTGCTGATTCTGGACCAACCGTAAATCCAGATAAGATAATTGATCTGTTGCAGTCAGAGCTCTTGGAAGAAAGGCGGCACTCAGAGACTGATGAGGACATAGATATAGAGGAACCGTTACATGAAGACCCCATAGTTCGGACTGAAGAGCCAGAAATGTGCGAAGGTGTAAATCAGGACTCTGAACAGTCACAGGCTGCGGACGAAAACGAAGGAGCGTCAAGTCTGGCTACAGATCATACAGAGAGCGTAGAAAAAACGTCAGAGATTGTGGAGAAAGTTGAGGAGACAAGTTCTTTAGATCAAGGTGATTGTGACCAAGTAAGATCACAAGACGTAGTGCTTTCCTCCGAGCCTGCAGTCACTGAGACAGAGCAGCTTGGGATGACTGAAGAGCCAGAGCAGATTCAGGCAGAAGTGTCTAAAGACTCTGACCAGTTAGTACAGTCACAACATCTGGAACCAGAGATGACAGGAATGTTAACTCAACCTGAAATTGCAGAGCTGCCAGAGGACTCCACTCAGTCAGAGCCGACAGTTTGTGTTGATGCTGGACACCCCGGAGAGACGGAGCGGCGAGAACAGACGGAGCCATCGGAGCAGAATGAGCAGACCCTGCAAACGAGCGACTTGTCTCGACCGGCGCTCTCCGAGCAGGCTGTGTGGCCGGAGACAGATGAGTCAgaaacagcagagcagctgtCTCCCGACACCAAGGTCGCGCAGCAGACAGAGGAGGCCGAGTTCAATCAGGTGGACAAACAGGCTGAGACGCCACATCAGGGTGACCAAGATGGTGGTGCTAATGGAGAGACACAAACTCCTGTGACTGCAGTGCCTCATATGAACGGAGACGAGGTGAACAGAGAGATGGCCTGCCGCCTCGCTCTGCGGCTGTTCAAGCTGGAAGATGTCCAACGTGCAGACGTGGTGAAGCACTTAGACAAAGA TAATGACTTCAGTCGTGCTGTCGGGGAGGAATACCTCAAACTCTTTGACTTCACCGGGCAGACTCTCGATCATGCCCTAAG ATCTTTCCTGAAAGTGGTGGTGCTGATCGGAGAAACGCAGGAGAGAGAGCGCGTGCTGCAGCATTTCGCCTGCCGCTTCACCCAGTGCAACCCCGACACCTTTACCTCCTCAG AGTCTGTGTTGGCTCTCACATGTGCTTTAATGCTTCTCAACACTGACTTGCACGGGCAG AATGTAGGAAAATGCATGTCCTCGTCTAAATTTGTGTCTAACCTGGATGGGATGAATGAAGGAGAGAACTTCAGCAAGGATCTCTTAAAG AGTCTTTACAATTCAATAAAGAGTGAGCCGCTGGAGTGGGCGAT tgatgaagaggagttGAAGAACTCTGTGTTGTACGACGATGACACCGGAGTAGATGCGCCGCTGCGTTCAGAAGCCAACCCCTTCCAGGACGTTCCTCACGACAAAACGGCCTCTGTGGCCAAACAGGGATTCCTCCAGAGGAAGCTGCACGCCGACATAGACGGCAAACGCA CTCCATGGGGGAAGAGAGGCTGGAAGACTTTCTACGGAGTGCTGAAGGGAATGGTCCTTTACCTACAGAAG GATGATTACAGGAAGGATCAGCCGACTAGCGAGGAGGTGGTGGTGAGTGTGCATCACTCTCTGGCCGAGCAGGCGGCCGACTACACCAAGAAACCTTACGTCTTCCGCCTGCAGACGGCTGACTGGAGGATTTTCCTCTTCCAGGCCTC ATCCAAAGTGGAGATGTATTCGTGGATCAGCCGTATCAACCTGGTTTCGGCCCTCCACTCCTCGCCCCCGTTCCCCGCCGCCGTCGGCTCTCAGAGGAAGTTCTTCCGACCGGTCCTCCCCTGCTCACAGTCCGCACTCACCCTG GACCGTCAGCTGCAGTCTTATGCAGGAATGCTGGTATCCTTTAAGTCTGACTTGTCGTACCTGCATGAAAACCTGCCAGAGGGCAGAAAAGCCAAAGcaaaggagctggaggagcatcGTGTCAGGGAGGAGTACCTGCAGCATGAG ATGTGTCGCTATGAGATCTACATCCAGTGCCTGGAGGCATGGAAGGCAGGGAATAAGACCTGCACCAGTGTGTTGAGCATCGCAGACCTGAAGCAGTTTGATAAAGCCATGTTTGCAGACTctgtgggggaggaggaggaaggcaggCTGATAAAGTCCCACTCCAGCCCCTCTCTGGACCTCGAGATGGCTCCTCCGACGGTGATCAAAGTCAGACGCAACATCTCAGAAAGACGGACTTACCGCAGGACCATTGTTCCCCGATGGAATAAAGAGACCTAA